GACCTGTCTTCCGGTTTTATAGTTTTTCCCGAAGCAAAAGCGCCGACAGTAACATCAGCATAAGAAATCCATTCTTTTGCCTTGTTCATAGCTACAAGAGAATCAGCTTCCACCAGAATAATATCAAAATTCGATTTTAATTGTTCAAGCACCTCACGTACCTGATTAGCAGGTGCTATTTCATTTAACGAAGTATCTTGTCCCCTATTCCCAACGATACTGATGTCATCCTCACCTGTCATAGCAGACAATTGCTTTTGACCATTAAGAATTTCATCAAGCGATACAGCATTGATATTCAAACCTGTTATTGACTGACTGCTAAAATTTCCATCAATGACCAGTACTTTCTTGTTCACCTTGGAAAATGCCCATGCCAGACTAATCGTAAGAAGCGTTTTCCCCTCTCCTTCTCCCAGACTGGTAATCACAATCATTTTGGGATCAGGATATTCGGAATCCAACTCATATCTAATTGACCGGATCAGATTTCTGAAAAGAATAATTGATTTTTCCCTGGAAGACTCATTCTGAATTTTTCCAAGATCCATACCACCTGATACCTGATTGAGATATCCCAAAACAGGAATATCCGTCTCGTTTGCAAGCTGCAACGGGTAACGAATGGATTTATCAAAATAGTAAAGTATAAAAAATACAAAAAGGCAAAAAGTGATACTGATGATTCCCGAAAGAATCAACAAAACCATTTTCTTTGAAGGCTGAATTGAGCCAGGCATTCCTTTTTCAGATTGTTTAAGGAACACAGGAAAACTCGAAGCCAGCGATACATCATTGAACCTCTGGAGTGCTTCCATATATTCTTTGCTGGCAATATCAATTCCAGTTTCGAATTCCTGTATTTCTGCTTCGTTTGGCACTAACGCATCAAATTTGCGGTTTAGTCTTTTTAATTCCTGCTGTATTGAAGAAACACTGTTTGAAGACAATTCAAGAGATATTTCAAGATTTAATTTTTGGCTGACAAGATTATCCTTTGCTACCATTGGATTATAAATGTAGCGATCAGAGGCTTCTCCAATTTGTCTGGTAAGTTTTGTTTGAAGAGAATCCAGACCCGGTTTGTAGCGTGCATCAAAGTTATTCCGGACGTAAGTATCGTTTAAAGATCTCAATTGCAACTTTGTCGCCACAATTTCCTGATTGATATTGACAAGTGCGCTTTCCAGATACCGTCTGTCGGCCGGATTAAATTTGTTATCAATATTCCGGATTGCAGCCGAATAGGCAACTATATCCTTTTCAGCTATTTCCCTTTTAGCCTCATATTCAGCTATTTGACCATATAAACTTCTCGCCTGTTCATTTAGATTTAAAACCCGGTTCTTAATCTTATACGTCCGCAAAACGTTCATTCTTTCTGTAAGCGTGGATCTCTTTTGTCCCAGAAAATTGGCAAGAAAGGAAATGGCGAGCTTATTATTATCGATCAAACGGGATGCGTAATATGATATAAATTCCGTTGTGAGTGAATTAATCAAAAATGCAGCAAGTTCAGGACTTTCAGCCTCTGAATCCAGGCTTATGTAATCACTGCTCTTTAAACGATAAATTGATATTTTTGAAGAAATAGCGCTATGGCCATAATCAGCCTCATTCACCATAGCAATAATAACATTATTCTGTTTACTTCCGGGCATCAATTCCTCGCGGATACTATGTTTTTTTGTAATGAGCGCGATATATTGCTTTACGGTAGCCTTGTCCATAGACTCGGCTGTCTTCCCGAATTTACGAAAACGGTCGCCCGGTGCAGCTTTCAAATCATGGAGAAGCAATTGATAAGAAACCTGGTCGAGCACCTTTTTCAGGGTCATCATCTGGATCAGGTTATCAAATTTGCGGTTAATTTCGGCATCCTGATCCTTTTCACCCATGGACAAAACCTGCTCAGTTTTATCAACCAATCCGGTTGAAATACTACCGTGGGATTTGTAAACATCAGGCAATTCCTTGACTAAAAAATAACATAATACAATAGTTACCAGCGGAATGGCAATAAGTGTAATACGGTTGCGGTACAATAACTTAAAAAATAGTAGTAATTCTGTCATTTTATATTATCAAGTTTTTCCCCCAAAAGTTCTTCCAGACTGCTTTTCGCTATGAGCACATCTGTTTCGGCCGTGATTTTTACCTGCTGCTGACCTGATAATGCATTTAAGGCATTGTTGTAATTTTCAAGACCCAACTCCCCTTTTTCGAATTTATAACGAACCTGTTTCACTGCACTTTCCGAATCAAGCAATGAACTGGTTTTAATTCTCAATAGGATAAGGTGCTGGACATAAGTGAAGTATCGTTTCTGAACCTCAGAAGCAAGATTCAAATCATAAGCCTCTTTTTCAAATGTAAGAGCAGCCAGTTCAGTTCTGGCTTGTTTGATAACGGATGGCTTTTGTAACAAAGAACCAATATTGATAAAAAAACCAAACTGGTAACCATTCAATAAATTCGGATTTGCAGCAAAAGTTGAAGAAGGACTTAATAAATACGAAAAAGAAATAATATCGAAATAAGAAAGCCTTGCGCGTTTTATTCCAATTTGTCCGCCTTCGATCCTGGCCTCATACATTTTTACTTTTGGATAGTTTTTTTTCGCAACAGCGATAAGCTTATCCAAATATTCATACGAAATCTCGTCGCGCAGAGATTCCTGGGCTTTGGATGAAACAGTAATGGTAAGAGAAAATAAAAGGATTAATATAGAGATTTGCCTCATTTTAATTCATTATAATTCTTTCAATAACAAAAAATTGTATTGTACTTTTTAAGAGAACTGTCTATGGATGGGAATTATACTGCTGATCACAACGGACATGTCGCCGACTCATACATTTTCAGACTGAAACAATGCGGGGAAAGTCATCAGGATGATTTTCATGTCCATTTTAAAGGAAAAGTTTTTGGCGTAAGTTATATCCAGTTCTGTTCTTTCTTCTTCTGACATGTCTGATTTGCCTTTTCCCCGTTTTGTTACCTGCCACAATCCGGTAAGTCCTGCCGGGCCGGCAAAGCGTAAAATTGCATGGTCAGTTGTAAGTTTCTCTGCTTCGTAAAGTGGCAGCGGACGGTTTCCTACCAGGGACATATCTCCTTTCAGAATATTGATCAGCTGGGGCAGTTCATCCAGACTGGTATTTCTAAGAAAATTACCAATTCTTGTAATCCTTGGATCATTCTGAAATTTCATAAATGCCGCTTTCTGTTCTTTCTGGGTCTGATAAACCTTTTCACAGATTTCTTTCCCATCCAAAAACAAACGACGATTGCAAAAACCCCCGCTATTACATTCTTCACAGAAATTGGAATTTTCGGATTTTACTTCCTGTTCCGCAGGTTTTGCATTGTACATATTAAGAGCAGC
The nucleotide sequence above comes from Dyadobacter subterraneus. Encoded proteins:
- a CDS encoding TolC family protein; translated protein: MRQISILILLFSLTITVSSKAQESLRDEISYEYLDKLIAVAKKNYPKVKMYEARIEGGQIGIKRARLSYFDIISFSYLLSPSSTFAANPNLLNGYQFGFFINIGSLLQKPSVIKQARTELAALTFEKEAYDLNLASEVQKRYFTYVQHLILLRIKTSSLLDSESAVKQVRYKFEKGELGLENYNNALNALSGQQQVKITAETDVLIAKSSLEELLGEKLDNIK
- a CDS encoding GumC family protein translates to MTELLLFFKLLYRNRITLIAIPLVTIVLCYFLVKELPDVYKSHGSISTGLVDKTEQVLSMGEKDQDAEINRKFDNLIQMMTLKKVLDQVSYQLLLHDLKAAPGDRFRKFGKTAESMDKATVKQYIALITKKHSIREELMPGSKQNNVIIAMVNEADYGHSAISSKISIYRLKSSDYISLDSEAESPELAAFLINSLTTEFISYYASRLIDNNKLAISFLANFLGQKRSTLTERMNVLRTYKIKNRVLNLNEQARSLYGQIAEYEAKREIAEKDIVAYSAAIRNIDNKFNPADRRYLESALVNINQEIVATKLQLRSLNDTYVRNNFDARYKPGLDSLQTKLTRQIGEASDRYIYNPMVAKDNLVSQKLNLEISLELSSNSVSSIQQELKRLNRKFDALVPNEAEIQEFETGIDIASKEYMEALQRFNDVSLASSFPVFLKQSEKGMPGSIQPSKKMVLLILSGIISITFCLFVFFILYYFDKSIRYPLQLANETDIPVLGYLNQVSGGMDLGKIQNESSREKSIILFRNLIRSIRYELDSEYPDPKMIVITSLGEGEGKTLLTISLAWAFSKVNKKVLVIDGNFSSQSITGLNINAVSLDEILNGQKQLSAMTGEDDISIVGNRGQDTSLNEIAPANQVREVLEQLKSNFDIILVEADSLVAMNKAKEWISYADVTVGAFASGKTIKPEDRSKIDYFKSLENKFSGWVLTGTRDIPEQAGKLNKKISV